A portion of the Wolbachia endosymbiont of Oedothorax gibbosus genome contains these proteins:
- the terL gene encoding phage terminase large subunit: MNFLKFIELCFQTVVPGCKYNNYRYIKVIADRLEAASAGEVKRIIFNMPPRSMKSLCASVAWPAWILGNQPTARIIVASYSRLLSEKHSLDTRCIMQSSWYRELFPEVELSKDQNTKYKFQTVQRGYRIATSVGGTLTGEGGDFIIVDDPLSPAQALSETFRKRATNWFDQTLVARLNNRKKGVIILVMHRLHQEDLTGHLLSKPKNIWNHTCLPMISENKEIIYSIKKPAPPVPVIQVTINERIGWLYNKPASRIAPARILYSREEGQLLYPLDGGKEEVETIKVELGSYAFAAQYQQNPLPLSSGIIKREWLKRYRNFPDSLSYVTQSWDTAVSTSNTSNFSVCTTWTKVGNKFYLLDVYRAKLEYPKLKEQVLSLAARWTPHAILIEAKTSGQQLVQELKTNSDLPIIEIMPHDDKLTRFYRIVPIIESGKVFLPHQAVWLNDFEYEILMFPETRHDDQVDSTVQYLQWVRDSSSRVTAVRAL; this comes from the coding sequence ATGAACTTTCTAAAATTCATTGAGTTATGCTTTCAAACGGTAGTGCCGGGGTGTAAGTATAATAATTATCGGTACATAAAAGTCATAGCAGATAGGCTGGAAGCAGCGAGCGCTGGTGAAGTGAAACGAATAATATTCAATATGCCTCCGCGTTCAATGAAATCCCTGTGCGCTAGTGTTGCGTGGCCTGCATGGATACTGGGAAACCAGCCAACTGCAAGAATAATAGTTGCAAGTTACTCTCGGCTGCTCAGTGAAAAGCACTCGCTTGATACGAGGTGTATAATGCAGTCTAGTTGGTATAGAGAGCTATTTCCAGAGGTAGAACTATCCAAAGACCAGAATACCAAATACAAATTTCAAACAGTGCAGAGAGGATACAGAATCGCAACGTCTGTTGGAGGAACATTAACTGGTGAAGGTGGAGATTTCATCATCGTAGATGATCCACTGAGTCCCGCCCAAGCTTTGAGTGAAACGTTTAGAAAGCGTGCTACAAACTGGTTTGACCAGACTTTAGTAGCCAGGCTCAACAATAGAAAAAAAGGAGTCATCATTCTTGTGATGCACAGGCTACACCAGGAGGACTTAACTGGACACCTTCTCTCCAAACCAAAAAACATATGGAACCATACTTGTTTACCGATGATATCTGAAAATAAGGAGATTATCTATTCAATCAAAAAACCAGCGCCTCCTGTTCCTGTCATCCAAGTAACTATAAATGAGCGCATCGGGTGGCTGTATAATAAACCAGCATCACGCATTGCACCTGCAAGGATTTTATACTCAAGAGAAGAAGGTCAGTTGCTATATCCCCTAGATGGAGGAAAAGAAGAAGTTGAGACGATAAAAGTTGAACTTGGGAGTTATGCTTTTGCTGCTCAATATCAACAGAACCCTCTGCCACTTTCAAGTGGTATAATTAAACGAGAGTGGCTGAAGCGCTATAGAAATTTTCCTGATAGTCTCTCATATGTCACTCAGAGCTGGGACACTGCAGTTTCAACAAGTAACACTAGCAACTTTAGCGTCTGCACCACCTGGACAAAAGTGGGCAATAAATTCTATTTACTCGATGTATATCGCGCAAAGCTTGAGTATCCAAAGCTTAAAGAGCAAGTTCTATCACTAGCTGCAAGATGGACGCCACACGCAATTTTAATCGAAGCAAAAACAAGTGGTCAGCAATTGGTGCAAGAGCTAAAAACAAACAGTGATTTACCCATTATTGAAATAATGCCACATGATGACAAACTCACTCGATTCTACCGGATTGTTCCGATTATAGAGTCTGGTAAGGTTTTTCTGCCGCACCAAGCAGTATGGCTCAACGATTTTGAGTATGAGATTTTAATGTTTCCTGAAACTCGCCACGACGACCAAGTGGATAGTACCGTACAATATTTGCAGTGGGTGAGAGATAGTAGCTCTAGGGTTACGGCTGTACGGGCATTGTGA
- the topA gene encoding type I DNA topoisomerase, with translation MALLIVESPAKAKTIGKYLGKEFKVAASFGHVRDLPAKNGSVDPDNDFAIKYEIIEKAEKYIKELVKAASKTSDIYLATDPDREGEAMAWHVIETLKEKKAISNENNIYRVVFNEITKRAVQEAIKNPREINMDLVRAQQARRALDYLVGFSLSPLLWTKLSGSKSAGRVQSVALKIICEREDEISKFITQEYWSIKAEMQNSKDEAFFAMLSHYDNKKLEKFDIKSGEEAKNLVKEIESRQYAVSTVERKQVKRNPLPPFITSSLQQDAVNKLYFNVKNVMRIAQNLYEGIDIGGEIVGLITYMRTDGFYIADEAINSIRGSIKSLYGVKYLPQSPRKYVKKVKNAQEAHEAIRPTDINRTPNSIKDYLTPEQFKLYDLIWKRTIASQMESAILDQVVVEISSTDQKVILRASGSSIFFDGFYKVYQDNMEAENEGLLPAMQEGEACKLISVEPKQHFTQPPPRYSEASIVKKMEEIGIGRPSTYATIISVLQDREYVSLDSKRFIPSSRGKIVTIFLETFFQSCIEYDFTAQMEEKLDLISNGHADWKKELSHFWVPFFGHVNSVKQMTHDEVFSGIHNLVVDWFCSEEGKEEIGKKCPDCSDGILKLNFGKAGVFLGCSNYPACNHTKEITGSNNNSEYPKSLGVDDVTGQEVVIKKGPFGLYLQFNNESQKKKAVSIPKDINVNDIDLSTATCLLSLPKVIGEHPETGKEVKIGLGRFGYYIFYDGKYFSLKKSSKEVLNTELSEAVQIIANSPRKELKSLGLNEKGKEVFICNGRYGFYIKCGKTNVALGKSADIESIDLKKALELIKGKK, from the coding sequence ATGGCATTATTAATAGTTGAATCACCTGCGAAAGCAAAGACAATAGGTAAATATTTGGGTAAAGAGTTCAAAGTAGCTGCATCCTTTGGACATGTGAGAGATCTTCCAGCAAAAAACGGCTCCGTTGATCCAGATAATGATTTTGCCATAAAGTATGAAATCATTGAAAAAGCAGAAAAGTATATAAAAGAGTTAGTAAAAGCCGCAAGCAAAACATCAGATATATATCTTGCAACAGACCCAGACAGAGAAGGGGAAGCAATGGCTTGGCATGTGATAGAGACATTAAAAGAAAAGAAAGCAATCAGTAATGAAAACAACATTTATAGAGTAGTCTTTAATGAGATAACAAAAAGAGCAGTACAAGAAGCAATAAAAAATCCACGTGAAATTAATATGGATTTAGTGCGTGCACAACAAGCACGTAGAGCTTTGGATTATCTAGTTGGATTTAGTTTGTCACCACTGCTGTGGACAAAATTGTCGGGAAGCAAGTCTGCAGGGCGAGTGCAGTCTGTTGCATTAAAGATTATATGCGAACGAGAAGATGAAATCAGTAAGTTTATAACACAGGAGTATTGGAGCATAAAGGCAGAAATGCAAAATAGCAAAGATGAGGCTTTTTTTGCTATGCTGAGTCACTATGACAATAAAAAGCTAGAAAAATTTGATATTAAAAGTGGAGAAGAAGCAAAGAACTTAGTCAAGGAGATTGAGTCAAGGCAGTATGCTGTAAGCACAGTCGAACGCAAGCAAGTTAAGAGAAACCCGCTTCCTCCATTTATTACTTCAAGTCTTCAGCAAGATGCAGTGAACAAGCTGTATTTTAACGTGAAAAATGTTATGCGCATAGCGCAAAATTTATATGAAGGTATCGATATTGGTGGTGAAATTGTAGGGTTGATAACTTACATGCGTACGGATGGGTTTTATATTGCAGATGAGGCTATAAACTCAATTAGAGGGTCAATTAAGTCGTTATATGGTGTTAAATATTTACCACAATCTCCTCGTAAATATGTAAAAAAGGTCAAAAATGCTCAAGAAGCACATGAAGCAATCCGGCCAACTGATATAAATAGAACACCAAATAGTATTAAGGATTACTTAACGCCAGAGCAATTTAAATTGTATGATTTAATCTGGAAAAGGACCATTGCAAGTCAAATGGAGTCGGCGATTCTTGATCAAGTGGTAGTTGAAATTAGTTCTACTGACCAGAAAGTAATTCTGCGAGCAAGTGGATCAAGTATATTCTTTGATGGTTTTTATAAAGTCTATCAAGATAACATGGAAGCCGAAAATGAAGGCCTGCTACCTGCCATGCAAGAAGGGGAAGCATGCAAGCTGATTTCAGTTGAGCCAAAACAACATTTCACTCAACCGCCACCTCGTTATAGTGAAGCAAGTATCGTTAAAAAAATGGAAGAAATCGGTATAGGTCGACCATCAACTTATGCAACAATTATTTCGGTATTACAAGATCGTGAGTATGTTTCATTGGATAGCAAAAGGTTTATTCCAAGCAGCCGCGGTAAAATCGTTACCATATTTTTAGAAACTTTTTTTCAGAGTTGTATAGAATATGATTTCACAGCACAAATGGAAGAAAAGCTTGATTTAATCTCAAATGGACATGCAGATTGGAAAAAAGAATTGAGCCATTTTTGGGTGCCATTTTTTGGTCATGTAAACTCTGTCAAGCAAATGACGCATGATGAAGTTTTCAGCGGCATTCACAATTTGGTAGTTGATTGGTTTTGTTCAGAGGAAGGAAAAGAAGAAATAGGTAAGAAATGTCCTGATTGTTCCGATGGTATACTGAAATTAAACTTTGGAAAAGCCGGGGTGTTTCTTGGATGTTCTAACTATCCTGCATGCAACCATACAAAAGAAATTACAGGTAGTAACAACAATTCAGAATATCCAAAAAGTTTAGGTGTAGATGATGTAACAGGGCAAGAGGTAGTAATTAAAAAAGGTCCTTTTGGGCTTTACCTGCAGTTTAATAATGAGTCACAAAAGAAAAAAGCGGTTTCTATACCAAAAGATATAAATGTTAATGATATTGATCTGAGCACCGCTACTTGCTTACTTTCCTTGCCGAAAGTAATCGGAGAACACCCTGAAACCGGAAAGGAAGTAAAAATAGGCCTTGGACGATTTGGGTACTATATTTTTTATGATGGCAAATATTTTTCTCTTAAGAAAAGTTCCAAAGAGGTGCTGAATACAGAATTGAGCGAAGCTGTACAAATTATTGCAAACAGTCCACGCAAAGAGTTAAAATCTCTCGGGCTTAATGAAAAAGGAAAAGAAGTTTTTATCTGCAACGGTAGGTATGGATTCTATATAAAATGCGGTAAAACAAACGTTGCTTTGGGCAAAAGTGCAGATATTGAAAGCATAGATTTGAAGAAGGCTTTAGAGTTGATTAAGGGTAAGAAATAG
- a CDS encoding cell division protein FtsQ/DivIB, with protein sequence MLNNVTRSQRRFLRKCAFVIITALFFTLVLYSSLDKIINRFNYYFAWCNDCLSSLLLSSGFSIDEVVVSGNKFTNEKDILSLVDRTQPIMYISLSKLIDSIQSVSRWIKYVRVHRILPNTLHINIDEHKPFALWKDNNKTSVIDFEGKVIVDDYPVDDLVVIKGQNSLSNLEFVKDVLESKTQLSDHISSFAYIGNRRWNIILDNDSTVKLPEDNPYSAWDYLNHLQNTTDFTFSNWSIIDMRITDKIFVKR encoded by the coding sequence ATGTTGAACAATGTTACTAGAAGCCAAAGGCGTTTTTTGCGCAAGTGCGCTTTCGTTATTATAACTGCGCTTTTTTTTACATTAGTACTTTATAGTTCACTCGATAAAATAATAAATCGATTTAATTACTACTTTGCTTGGTGTAATGACTGCCTATCTAGTTTATTACTCAGTAGTGGATTTTCAATCGATGAAGTAGTCGTAAGCGGCAATAAATTTACAAACGAAAAGGACATTCTAAGTTTGGTAGATAGAACGCAACCTATCATGTATATATCACTCTCAAAACTTATAGATAGTATACAATCTGTAAGCAGATGGATAAAATACGTAAGAGTTCACAGAATTTTGCCCAATACTCTACACATTAATATAGATGAGCATAAACCGTTTGCTCTCTGGAAAGATAATAACAAAACTTCGGTAATTGATTTCGAAGGTAAAGTGATCGTAGATGACTATCCAGTAGATGATCTTGTTGTAATCAAAGGACAAAACTCGTTATCAAACCTAGAATTTGTTAAAGATGTGTTAGAGAGTAAAACTCAATTAAGTGACCACATTTCTTCCTTTGCTTATATAGGGAATAGAAGATGGAATATCATACTTGATAACGATTCCACAGTGAAACTGCCTGAAGATAACCCTTATAGTGCATGGGACTATTTAAACCACTTGCAAAATACAACTGATTTTACTTTCAGCAATTGGAGTATAATTGATATGCGCATTACTGATAAAATTTTTGTGAAGAGGTGA
- the uvrA gene encoding excinuclease ABC subunit UvrA — MDDFIRVKGAREHNLQGVDVNIPKNKLVVITGLSGSGKSSLAFDTIYAEGQRRYVESLSAYARQFLNIQDKPDVESITGLSPAISINQKSISKNPRSTVGTVTEIYDYLRLVYARIGVPYSPATGLPITKQTVSQIVDTIIALPLETKIYILAPVVRGRKGEHYKEILEIKKQGYIRFKIDGEVYNVDDLPKLDKNKKHDVFVVADRVSILDDIGNRLPSSIESALKLGNGLMYVEVVNLPDNHNSEYKNGQILTFSENFACPESGFTLEEIEPRLFSFNSPYGACGSCNGLGKKLAIDVKLIVPDETLSISEGALKPVGSMFRQVHTGYGFLKSAILSLAENYKFSLDIPWKNIGQEVKDMILFGFGKFQGLVSILENQMDYDETLVERYCSVTHCRECTGYRLRKEALTVKIDSKHIGEISGLSIDESLKWFENLSDKLTEQQKQISNKILSEIIKRLTFLKNVGLNYLTLDRESSTLSGGESQRIRLASQIGSGLTGVLYVLDEPSIGLHQCDNDRLIATLKNLRDMGNTVIVVEHDEDTIMAADYAIDIGPGAGVNGGKVVAEGTPDQVQRNSESITGQYLSGEKKILIPRRRKQATQFIKVINACENNLKNVNVKFPIGNLICVTGISGGGKSSLVIETLYKYSAHKIHHSSARYGRCDKIEGLEYVDKIIEVDQSPIGRTPASNPATYVGMFTHIRNWFAGLSESKARGYNIGRFSFNTRGGRCEACKGDGHLKIEMHFLPDVYVKCEQCKGRRYNRETLEVTYKEKSISDVLDMTIDQACDFFENLPMVKEKLISLQEVGLGYIKLGQSSTTLSGGEAQRIKLSKELSKRFTGRTLYILDEPTTGLHFEDINNLLKILHRLVDLGNTVIVIEHNLHVIKTADYIIDIGPEGGIKGGEVIATGTPEEVVKIPESVTGRYLKTYLSHRT, encoded by the coding sequence ATGGACGATTTTATCAGAGTTAAGGGTGCAAGGGAACATAATCTGCAAGGTGTAGACGTCAATATACCGAAAAATAAGCTAGTTGTTATAACTGGGCTAAGTGGTTCTGGCAAGTCTAGCCTTGCTTTTGATACAATTTATGCGGAAGGCCAACGCCGGTACGTTGAAAGCCTGTCAGCTTACGCGCGTCAATTTCTCAACATTCAGGACAAACCAGATGTTGAGTCGATTACAGGCCTTTCTCCTGCAATATCTATCAACCAAAAATCTATCTCAAAAAATCCAAGGTCAACCGTTGGAACTGTTACCGAAATTTACGATTACTTGCGCTTAGTATATGCACGAATAGGAGTTCCTTATTCACCTGCAACTGGATTACCAATAACAAAACAAACGGTGTCTCAAATTGTAGATACTATAATTGCGTTACCTTTAGAAACTAAAATATATATACTTGCCCCTGTTGTGCGTGGCAGAAAAGGAGAACATTATAAAGAGATATTGGAAATTAAAAAGCAAGGTTACATAAGGTTCAAAATAGATGGTGAAGTATACAATGTAGATGACTTGCCTAAACTCGATAAGAACAAGAAACACGACGTTTTTGTGGTTGCAGATAGAGTATCAATATTGGACGATATAGGAAATCGACTGCCAAGTAGTATAGAATCCGCACTAAAACTTGGTAATGGTCTAATGTATGTAGAAGTAGTAAACCTACCTGACAATCATAATTCTGAGTATAAAAATGGTCAAATTCTGACTTTTTCAGAGAATTTTGCATGCCCCGAGTCTGGTTTCACTCTTGAGGAAATAGAACCAAGATTATTTTCTTTTAACAGCCCTTACGGTGCATGTGGCTCGTGTAATGGGCTTGGTAAAAAGCTGGCTATTGATGTAAAGCTGATAGTGCCAGATGAAACTCTTTCAATATCTGAAGGCGCTTTAAAGCCAGTGGGATCAATGTTCCGTCAAGTGCACACAGGTTATGGATTTCTAAAAAGTGCAATTCTATCATTGGCTGAAAACTACAAATTTAGCCTTGATATTCCGTGGAAGAACATAGGTCAAGAAGTAAAAGATATGATACTCTTTGGCTTCGGTAAATTTCAAGGTTTGGTCAGTATCTTAGAAAACCAGATGGATTATGATGAAACGCTTGTTGAGCGATATTGCTCTGTTACTCACTGCAGAGAATGCACTGGCTATAGATTGAGAAAAGAAGCGCTTACAGTAAAAATTGATAGCAAACATATAGGTGAAATATCAGGGCTTAGTATCGATGAATCCCTTAAGTGGTTTGAAAATTTGTCAGACAAGCTCACAGAACAACAGAAGCAAATCTCAAATAAAATACTAAGTGAAATAATCAAGAGGCTAACATTTTTGAAGAATGTAGGGTTGAATTACCTAACGCTTGATCGAGAATCTAGCACTCTCTCTGGCGGCGAGAGTCAGAGGATCAGACTTGCTTCGCAAATTGGCTCAGGATTAACGGGGGTTTTATATGTTCTTGATGAACCCTCGATTGGCCTTCATCAATGTGATAATGATCGGTTAATTGCCACACTAAAAAACTTAAGAGACATGGGTAACACTGTAATCGTTGTTGAGCATGATGAAGATACAATAATGGCTGCTGATTATGCGATTGATATTGGTCCTGGAGCTGGCGTAAATGGTGGAAAAGTTGTTGCAGAAGGAACACCAGACCAGGTGCAAAGAAATTCGGAGAGCATAACAGGGCAATATTTGAGTGGAGAGAAAAAAATTTTAATTCCAAGGAGAAGAAAGCAAGCAACTCAGTTCATAAAAGTAATAAATGCATGTGAAAATAACTTAAAAAATGTAAACGTTAAATTTCCTATAGGGAATCTTATTTGTGTTACTGGAATATCAGGAGGAGGAAAATCAAGTTTAGTCATAGAAACGTTATATAAATATTCAGCACATAAGATACATCATTCGTCTGCAAGGTATGGCCGATGCGATAAGATAGAAGGTCTTGAATACGTAGATAAAATTATAGAAGTTGATCAGTCGCCAATTGGTAGAACTCCAGCATCAAATCCAGCAACATATGTTGGTATGTTCACTCATATAAGAAATTGGTTTGCAGGTCTTTCGGAGTCAAAAGCAAGGGGATATAATATAGGCCGGTTTTCATTTAATACCAGAGGAGGAAGGTGTGAGGCTTGTAAAGGTGATGGGCACTTAAAGATAGAGATGCATTTTCTACCGGACGTTTATGTGAAGTGTGAGCAATGTAAAGGGCGAAGGTATAATCGGGAAACATTGGAAGTTACTTATAAAGAAAAATCAATCTCTGATGTCCTTGATATGACGATAGATCAAGCTTGTGATTTTTTTGAAAACCTTCCAATGGTAAAAGAAAAGTTGATTTCTTTGCAGGAAGTGGGACTTGGCTATATAAAACTCGGACAGTCGTCAACAACGTTGTCTGGGGGTGAAGCACAACGAATAAAGCTGTCCAAAGAACTATCAAAACGATTTACCGGAAGAACATTGTATATTCTTGATGAGCCAACAACTGGGTTACACTTTGAAGATATAAATAACTTACTAAAAATACTCCATAGATTAGTCGATCTGGGAAACACTGTTATAGTTATCGAGCACAATTTGCACGTTATAAAAACTGCAGATTATATAATAGACATCGGACCAGAGGGCGGAATAAAAGGCGGAGAAGTGATTGCTACTGGAACTCCAGAAGAAGTGGTAAAAATTCCAGAGAGTGTTACAGGCAGGTATCTTAAAACATATTTATCACATAGAACATAA
- a CDS encoding IS4 family transposase produces the protein MANESNEWAKNEFGDASLGDKRLTERLVNIANSVIGSPESSINEACGSWSEAKAAHRFFQNENVKEVDILASHIDKTVERTKAHKRVLVIQDTTYISYSSHKKTSGLGSIAGKGGKGTVMHTALAVSTEGLVLGILDQKIYSRPPISEEEKRLKSHRSNVHIEDKESMKWLESLKKTNNIIDQTQTEVITVCDREADIHDFFELAHNLNSAILVRARHNRNVNKKFMYTRNKQKLWSFIQGLPCTGKVEVEIPARDDKQKRTAFLEIRFGKFMMSPHESHIKCKEGHIKYKPAALFSLQLYAIHVVERNSPPGASPLEWMLLTNLSVSTFEEAVEKISWYCLRWKIEILHKILKSGLKVEECRLGTAERLMRYLTVMSIIAWRIFFITSIARTNPTLPCTGLLAEEEWKVLYVKIHRKPCPSIAPTIKEAVSWIAQLGGHLARKSDPKPGPITLWKGWRRLFDLAEGWRLAHEPHICG, from the coding sequence ATGGCAAACGAGAGTAATGAGTGGGCTAAAAATGAATTTGGAGATGCTTCACTTGGAGATAAAAGATTGACCGAAAGATTAGTGAATATTGCTAATAGTGTGATAGGTTCACCTGAAAGCTCAATTAATGAGGCATGCGGAAGTTGGTCAGAAGCAAAAGCTGCACATCGTTTTTTTCAAAATGAGAACGTAAAAGAAGTTGATATTCTAGCTTCACACATTGATAAAACAGTTGAAAGAACAAAAGCTCATAAAAGAGTCCTTGTAATTCAAGATACAACTTATATTTCATACTCAAGTCATAAAAAAACAAGCGGATTGGGAAGTATTGCTGGGAAAGGAGGTAAAGGTACAGTAATGCATACAGCCCTTGCTGTTAGTACGGAAGGTTTGGTACTAGGAATATTGGATCAAAAGATTTACTCGAGGCCACCAATTTCTGAAGAAGAAAAAAGACTAAAGAGTCATCGTAGTAACGTTCATATTGAGGATAAAGAAAGTATGAAATGGCTAGAAAGCTTAAAGAAAACAAATAATATTATAGATCAGACCCAAACAGAGGTTATAACTGTATGTGACAGAGAAGCAGATATACATGATTTTTTTGAACTTGCACATAATCTTAACTCAGCAATTTTAGTAAGAGCTCGTCACAACAGAAATGTAAATAAAAAATTTATGTATACCAGGAATAAGCAAAAATTATGGTCATTTATCCAAGGTCTTCCTTGCACTGGAAAAGTAGAAGTTGAAATCCCTGCTAGAGATGATAAGCAAAAAAGGACAGCATTTCTAGAAATTAGATTCGGAAAATTTATGATGAGTCCACATGAAAGCCACATAAAATGTAAAGAAGGTCACATAAAATATAAACCAGCAGCATTATTCAGTCTACAACTTTACGCAATTCATGTTGTTGAAAGAAATTCTCCTCCAGGAGCAAGTCCGCTAGAGTGGATGCTTTTAACAAATCTTTCGGTCAGTACTTTTGAAGAAGCTGTTGAAAAAATTAGTTGGTATTGTTTGAGATGGAAAATAGAGATATTGCATAAGATTTTAAAATCTGGTCTCAAAGTTGAGGAATGTAGACTTGGAACAGCAGAAAGATTAATGAGGTATTTAACAGTCATGAGCATTATTGCTTGGAGAATTTTCTTTATTACATCAATTGCAAGAACTAACCCAACATTACCATGTACTGGCTTATTAGCTGAGGAAGAATGGAAAGTTTTATATGTTAAAATACACAGAAAACCATGTCCAAGTATAGCCCCTACTATAAAAGAAGCCGTTTCGTGGATTGCTCAACTTGGAGGTCATTTAGCAAGAAAAAGCGACCCAAAACCAGGACCAATTACTCTTTGGAAAGGGTGGAGACGTCTCTTTGATCTAGCAGAAGGATGGAGACTTGCTCATGAACCACATATTTGTGGGTAA
- a CDS encoding Mur ligase family protein yields the protein MKLRELLHDIVDVNFGVEIKGVTCNPKRVKEGYLFVCVSERDRIYIDQILSCGAKAIIASDCITNGIIPARDAGTHIFHPNPQEIYSKIVSRFYQFKQPKYVAAVTGTNGKTSVVEFCRQIWQNSGYNAASIGTLGTYINNDREDNSDNLTTPGADDLYATLRGINVEHLALEASSHGIDQYRIHGLKLAAAAFTNFSQDHLDYHKNLGEYLETKKRLFYEVLPEGKTAILNADIDEYCALLKIAEKRGNQVITYGKKGSDITLLKQIPAPNGQHLTIKIGDEIYDMFFPVLGQFQAYNLLCAMGIVTSSGLNYREIRVDKLIFPAGRMEKVKPFAFVDYAHTPSALKQALLSLKWHFNKKIILVFGCGGNRDRTKRSEMGKIAQMYADKVIITDDNPRDEDPAKIRHDILSDALEIEDRREAIEKGIDIAYNEGMILLVAGKGHERFQIVSGQTFEFSDVEVIKNHVLTC from the coding sequence ATGAAACTGAGAGAATTACTGCATGATATTGTTGATGTTAACTTTGGCGTTGAAATCAAGGGCGTTACATGTAATCCCAAGAGAGTCAAGGAAGGTTATCTTTTCGTTTGTGTGTCAGAAAGGGATAGGATTTACATAGATCAGATATTATCTTGTGGAGCTAAAGCGATAATTGCAAGTGATTGCATAACAAATGGTATCATTCCAGCGCGTGACGCTGGAACTCATATTTTCCACCCAAACCCTCAAGAAATATACAGCAAAATAGTCAGCAGGTTTTATCAATTCAAACAGCCAAAATATGTTGCTGCTGTAACGGGTACTAATGGTAAAACTTCAGTAGTAGAATTTTGCCGTCAGATCTGGCAAAACTCTGGCTATAATGCTGCGTCTATTGGAACACTTGGAACATATATCAATAATGACAGAGAAGATAATAGCGATAATCTTACCACTCCAGGTGCAGATGACCTTTATGCAACATTGCGTGGTATAAATGTAGAGCACTTAGCGTTGGAAGCTTCAAGTCATGGGATTGATCAATACAGAATCCATGGATTAAAGCTCGCTGCTGCAGCTTTTACTAACTTCTCGCAAGATCATTTAGATTACCATAAAAATCTTGGTGAATATTTAGAAACTAAAAAAAGGTTATTTTACGAGGTATTACCAGAAGGAAAAACAGCGATTTTAAATGCGGATATAGATGAATACTGTGCATTGCTTAAAATAGCTGAAAAACGTGGCAATCAAGTTATAACCTATGGGAAAAAAGGCTCTGATATTACTTTGTTAAAGCAAATACCAGCACCAAACGGTCAACACTTGACAATTAAAATTGGCGATGAGATTTATGACATGTTTTTTCCGGTTCTGGGGCAATTCCAAGCATATAATCTGTTGTGTGCAATGGGTATAGTTACCTCGTCTGGACTGAATTACAGAGAAATACGCGTAGATAAACTCATTTTTCCAGCAGGAAGAATGGAAAAAGTGAAACCTTTTGCATTCGTGGATTACGCACACACTCCAAGTGCACTTAAACAGGCTCTGTTGTCTTTAAAATGGCACTTCAATAAAAAAATAATTCTAGTTTTTGGTTGTGGTGGAAATCGTGATCGAACGAAACGTTCAGAAATGGGCAAAATAGCACAAATGTATGCAGATAAAGTAATAATTACAGATGATAATCCGCGTGATGAAGATCCGGCAAAAATTCGCCACGATATTTTGTCTGATGCGCTAGAAATAGAAGATAGAAGAGAAGCTATAGAGAAAGGTATAGATATTGCCTATAACGAGGGTATGATTCTGCTAGTTGCAGGAAAGGGGCACGAAAGATTTCAAATCGTGAGCGGCCAAACTTTTGAATTCAGTGATGTTGAGGTTATTAAAAATCACGTTTTAACATGCTGA